From Pan troglodytes isolate AG18354 chromosome 9, NHGRI_mPanTro3-v2.0_pri, whole genome shotgun sequence, the proteins below share one genomic window:
- the LOC107966989 gene encoding LOW QUALITY PROTEIN: uncharacterized protein LOC107966989 (The sequence of the model RefSeq protein was modified relative to this genomic sequence to represent the inferred CDS: deleted 2 bases in 1 codon), protein MPQAELGIQVCTCRLRGSVSRCCSHREFRRQPSPCAAGIGLLHLGSAASRQVKPPRLPPPPWGRSGEKLPFTPFPGCSLSRWHASPQTQVAFGPRWVSLLPLPHTPSGHWDPCPSDVLGSRNGASHCGKRPGAWPERQPRAGPSPESWSRAREAPIPPRPAALSAVSSICSSFHPQLCVPVIPPFSKSPVPVPSVPTHSCSPKKISYRCICNLWIRGLSIYYYWLIIINYVNLPPVCLLCWVSEETLGEEDALASRFSPPTPVLSGRQWSGATGWAPFSLPLVPSAGR, encoded by the exons aTGCCCCAGGCAGAACTTGGAATTCaggtgtgcacctgcaggctgagGGGCTCTGTGAGCAGGTGCTGCTCACACAGGGAGTTCAGGCGCCAGCCAAGCCCCTGTGCTGCTGGGATAGGCCTGCTTCACTTAGGGAGTGCTGCCTCAAGACAGGTAAAGCCCCCTCGTTTGCCCCCACCCCCATGGGGCCGCTCAGGAGAGAAACTCCCATTCACCCCTTTCCCAGGGTGC TCTCTCTCTAGGTGGCATGCCAGCCCCCAAACACAGGTGGCTTTTGGGCCCAGGTGGGTCAGcctgctgcccctgccccatACCCCCTCGGGCCATTGGGACCCCTGCCCTTCAGATGTCCTAGGGTCTAGGAATGGGGCCAGTCACTGTGGGAAGAGGCCAGGGGCTTGGCCGGAGAGGCAGCCCAGGGCAGGACCCAGTCCTGAGTCCTGGAGCAGGGCCAGGGAGGCGCCCATCCCGCCCCGGCCAGCCGCCCTCTCTGCTGTTTCttctatttgttcttcttttcaccCACAGCTCTGTGTTCCTGTCATCCCTCCTTTCAGCAAAAGTCCTGTTCCCGttccctctgtccccacccactCCTGTTCCCCCAAGAAAATAAGCTATCGTTGTATTTGCAATCTATGGATTAGAGgtttaagtatttattattattggttaattattattaattatgtaAATTTGCCTCCCGTCTGTCTGTTGTGTTGGGTTTCTGAGGAGACCCTGGGTGAGGAGGATGCACTGGCTTCCCGCTTCTCGCCCCCCACCCCTGTGCTGTCCGGGAGACAGTGGTCTGGGGCCACTGGTTGGgcccccttctcccttcccctcgTCCCTTCTGCAGGCCGTTGA
- the DUSP8 gene encoding dual specificity protein phosphatase 8: MAGDRLPRKVMDAKKLASLLRGGPGGPLVIDSRSFVEYNSWHVLSSVNICCSKLVKRRLQQGKVTIAELIQPAARSQVEATEPQDVVVYDQSTRDASVLAADSFLSILLSKLDGCFDSVAILTGGFATFSSCFPGLCEGKPAALLPMSLSQPCLPVPSVGLTRILPHLYLGSQKDVLNKDLMTQNGISYVLNASNSCPKPDFICESRFMRVPINDNYCEKLLPWLDKSIEFIDKAKLSSCQVIVHCLAGISRSATIAIAYIMKTMGMSSDDAYRFVKDRRPSISPNFNFLGQLLEYERSLKLLAALQGDPGTPSGTPEPPPSPAAGAPLPRLPPPTSESAATGNAAAREGCLSAGGEPPAPPTPPTPPATSALQQGLRGLHLSSDRLQDTNRLKRSFSLDIKSAYAPSRRPDGPGPPDPGEAPKLCKLDSPSGAALGLSSPSPDSPDAAPEARPRPRRRPRPPAGSPARSPAHSLGLNFGDAARQTPRHGLSALSAPGLPGPGQPAGPGAWAPPLDSPGTPSPDGPWCFSPEGAQGAGGVLFAPFGRAGAPGPGGGSDLRRREAARAEPRDARTGWPEEPAPETQFKRRSCQMEFEEGMVEGRARGEELAALGKQASFSGSVEVIEVS, from the exons ATGGCCGGGGACCGGCTCCCGAGGAAGGTGATGGATGCCAAGAAGCTGGCCAGCCTGCTGCGGGGCGGGCCTGGGGGGCCGCTGGTCATCGACAGCCGCTCCTTCGTGGAGTACAACAGCTGGCATGTGCTCAGCTCCGTCAACATCTGCTGCTCCAAGCTGGTGAAGCGGCGGCTGCAGCAGGGCAAGGTGACCATTGCGGAGCTCATCCAGCCGGCTGCACGCAGCCAG GTGGAGGCTACGGAGCCACAGGACGTGGTGGTCTATGACCAGAGCACGCGGGACGCCAGCGTGCTGGCCGCAGACAGCTTCCTCTCCATCCTGCTGAGCAAGCTGGACGGCTGCTTCGACAGCGTGGCCATCCTCACTG GGGGCTTCGCCACCTTCTCCTCCTGCTTCCCCGGCCTCTGCGAGGGCAAGCCTGCTGCCCTGCTACCCATGAgcctctcccagccctgcctgcctgTGCCCAGCGTGGGCCTGACCCGCATCCTGCCTCATCTCTACCTGGGCTCGCAGAAAGACGTCCTAAACAAG GATCTGATGACGCAAAATGGAATAAGCTACGTCCTCAACGCCAGCAACTCCTGCCCCAAGCCTGACTTCATCTGCGAGAGCCGCTTCATGCGGGTCCCCATCAACGACAACTACTGTGAAAAACTGCTGCCCTGGCTGGACAAGTCCATCGAGTTCATCG ATAAAGCCAAGCTCTCCAGCTGCCAAGTCATCGTCCACTGTCTGGCTGGCATCTCCCGCTCTGCCACCATCGCCATCGCCTACATCATGAAGACCATGGGCATGTCCTCCGACGACGCCTACAG GTTCGTGAAGGACAGGCGCCCGTCCATCTCGCCCAACTTCAACTTCCTGGGCCAGCTGCTGGAGTACGAGCGCAGCCTGAAGCTGCTGGCCGCCCTGCAGGGCGACCCGGGCACCCCCTCAGGGACGCCGGAGCCTCCGCCCAGTCCTGCCGCCGGGGCCCCGCTGCCACGGCTGCCACCACCTACCTCAGAGAGCGCTGCCACAGGCAATGCGGCTGCCAGAGAGGGCTGCCTGAGCGCGGGCGGGGAGCCCCCCGcgccccccacaccccccacGCCCCCGGCGACCAGCGCGCTGCAGCAGGGCCTGCGCGGCCTGCACCTCTCCTCGGACCGCCTGCAGGACACTAACCGCCTCAAGCGCTCCTTCTCCCTGGACATCAAGTCTGCCTACGCCCCTAGCAGGCGGCCCGACGGCCCCGGGCCCCCCGACCCCGGCGAGGCCCCGAAGCTCTGCAAGCTGGACAGCCCGTCGGGGGCCGCGCTGGGCCTGTCCTCGCCCAGCCCGGACAGCCCGGACGCCGCGCCCGAGGCGCGCCCACGGCCCCGCCGGCGGCCCCGGCCCCCCGCCGGCTCCCCCGCGCGCTCCCCCGCGCACAGCCTCGGCCTGAACTTCGGCGATGCGGCCCGGCAGACTCCGCGGCACGGCCTCTCGGCCCTGTCGGCGCCCGGGCTGCCCGGCCCTGGCCAGCCGGCCGGCCCCGGGGCCTGGGCACCGCCGCTCGACTCCCCAGGCACGCCGTCGCCCGACGGGCCCTGGTGCTTCAGCCCCGAGGGCGCACAGGGGGCGGGCGGGGTGCTGTTTGCGCCCTTCGGCCGGGCGGGCGCCCCGGGACCAGGCGGCGGCAGCGACCTGCGGCGGCGGGAGGCAGCGAGGGCTGAGCCCCGGGACGCGCGGACCGGCTGGCCCGAGGAGCCGGCCCCGGAGACGCAGTTCAAGCGCCGCAGCTGCCAGATGGAGTTCGAGGAGGGCATGGTGGAGGGGCGCGCGCGCGGCGAGGAGCTGGCCGCCCTGGGCAAGCAGGCGAGCTTCTCGGGCAGCGTGGAGGTCATCGAGGTGTCCTGA